The Styela clava chromosome 11, kaStyClav1.hap1.2, whole genome shotgun sequence genome includes the window ATAGTAAAATTGTGTAGCGGACAAATGCTTTCCTTTCGTGGGCACAGAGATTTTGGGAAAATTGACCAACCCGAAGACTTCTAAACGAACGAGAATGAAGGAAATTTCCGTGCCCTGGTCCGATTCCGAATTCAATCTGGCGACGAAGATTTGCGCAGATTTATTCTTAGCTCTGGAATAAACGCGCAATATACAAGCTGGAGCACACAAAATGAAATAGTGCAACTCTGCGGGGGATTTGTTCGAAAGGCTTTGGTGCAAAGCATATCAGAATCCGGCTATTTTTCTGTGCTGGCTGATGAAACCAGTGATGTTTCAAACTGTGAACAATTTTCGATTTGTGTGcgatggttccattacatttgaacccatgacaattgcacctgtatgctattgcacctatggattttttttgtttcacggatagttaaacccatactaaccctaacccatgggttttagcacccgcatatagattgaacccgtggatatacgcatgggttcaaatgcacatgggttcaaatgtacggtcaccgtgtGCGATATGTACACAAGCCTTTCGAAGGAAAGTACGAACTGCGCGAGGATTTTCTCGGTTTTGTCGAGGCTAAATCCTTGACAGGAGAATATCTGGGGAACCTGTTGTTGAAAACTTTGGCTGAATGGGGATTGGAGTTGAATCAATTGCGTGGCCAAGGATACGACGGCGCCGCAAATTTGTTAGGGAGTTTCCGCGGTGTACAAGCTTGGATTAGAGAACAATACCCCAAGGCGTTATTTACCCATTGTAGATCACATTGCCTAAACCTCGTCATTGGTCAGGCTTGTCAAGttttttctatacaaaaatccCTCCGTGTCATGAAGGAAGCGATTGTTTTCATTTCCAATAGTCCAAAGCGAATGGCGTGCTTAACGAATGCTATCACGGCCCTCACACCCCAAAGTCGGCACCCCCGGCTAAAATCGTTGTGCGAATGCGATGGGTGCAACGACACGAAGCAGTGGCAGTTTTTCACGAGCTGTATTCGCCAGTTCTACATGCACTCAATGAAATAGAAAGAACATCTGATTCTGTATCATCCGACAAAGCAGAAGCTTTACAAATGCGAAGGAGGAAAATTGAATTTGTTTCTAATATAAACATTCTGGCTCACACATTGGCTCTCACCCATAGTTTATCAGTCGCCCTACAATCAAAAACAATTGACTTGAAAGAATGCGCTGATATGataaaaaacgtcaaaatttgTTTGGAATCACGACTGGCAAATGCAGAAAGGGAGTTTAAAAAAATACTCAAAGATATAGAAACAACCCTGGAAAAGGAAGAGATTTCCACTACAACCAGGGGATTGCGCTCGAGTGCGACTGAAGATGTGAAAACCGCTATGCTGCTACGGAATTATAAGCCCTTTCTGAGGTCTATTGTGGACTGCCTAGATGCTAGATTTGGTGACTCGTTCAAACAAGCAACAAAAAGTTTTTCAATCGTCCCTTATCATATGAGAACACGTAAGTTACTATCGAGTCAATTGCAACATTTAAACATCAACAtgtaatataattaatattattctgatACAATCACAGACCCAGACACAGTTTTCGCGATGGAACATTTCCAAACATAATCCGACGAGCTGGATTCCTGGCCGATAGTCGAAGCTGAAATAACGATGTGGCAGCAGAAGTTTGCCGACGTACATGTAAATGATCTTCCTGCCAACGCATTCTCCGCACTTGAGTTTGCTTCGCTcgatttttttccaaatattcataAGCTTCTTCAGGTTAGGAAGATTTtagttatttttggaaaatataaaatattcaatttgtataaaataatttaatatttaaatattaaagaTTCTGTCAACTCTTCCCGTGACAACAGCTACGGCGGAAAGATCATTCTCATCGACGCGAAGACTAAAAACATATTTGCGTAACACCATGCAAGAAGAGAGAATGAACGGACTTGCGTTAATAGCCATACATCGAGATGTTAAAATCGATTCCAAACGAGTTGTGGACGAGTTTGCTACCCAAAAAtctcgaagattgaacattattctttaattttttttttatcgaaaattgaacattattttgcaaTGCTTTGTTTTCGAAGATTGAATAATATTCTATGACACTTTTTCTTCGATGCTGCCACATTTAGCAATCCTTTGTTAATACGCCATACAtttccaataattcattttgtttgttattCGCTTATGAACCTGGTGCCATCGCTTGTTAAAGATACACTACATAACTAAAATTCGTAATTAGCGATAACCAACGATAACGTATGTGATTAAAAGTATGGTGTTATTCGCTTACGAACCTGGTGCCATCGCTTGTTAAAGATGCACTACATAACTAAAATTCGTAATTAGCGCTGTGAAATTGTTGAATGTGGCGAGGCGAGAGCGCGCTTGTGGaatagttttgaccgcaatTGTGTGATACGTCCGTTGCTATTTGTGTAAAGTGacaatgctttcatcttgttaACGTCAACGcaacgcaaccgcgagtgaccatgaacacaattaagttaaaataggaaaacactttaaattcttgtcgttgtcaagaattgaatattgtgcgacagaaaaggccatttataCACTAAAGAAGTCGGCCCTTTTAACGAAGGCGTAATTGCGTAGCATtaccgattttgaaattcggaaaaattctgttgtgtttggttttattacttcttcacaaagagtacggttgcaaaaaactcacgttgagtccgcaaaggttttcgctaGTGAGAAAACAGtacgcgaccaaaaaaggttgggaaacgctgatttAGAGCTATCTCCCCATTCAAAAATTAGTACAACAATCCAAAagcaattttcctttttctatAAAAAGTTCAGAATGACGAAAATCAATACCCGAAG containing:
- the LOC144429666 gene encoding uncharacterized protein LOC144429666 — protein: MRWVQRHEAVAVFHELYSPVLHALNEIERTSDSVSSDKAEALQMRRRKIEFVSNINILAHTLALTHSLSVALQSKTIDLKECADMIKNVKICLESRLANAEREFKKILKDIETTLEKEEISTTTRGLRSSATEDVKTAMLLRNYKPFLRSIVDCLDARFGDSFKQATKSFSIVPYHMRTHPDTVFAMEHFQT
- the LOC120347841 gene encoding 52 kDa repressor of the inhibitor of the protein kinase-like — its product is MWQQKFADVHVNDLPANAFSALEFASLDFFPNIHKLLQILSTLPVTTATAERSFSSTRRLKTYLRNTMQEERMNGLALIAIHRDVKIDSKRVVDEFATQKSRRLNIIL